The nucleotide sequence caatccttttttttattggtTGTAACTTTTTTCGTTCAACAATTGTATCATGACCATATCACAACGCTTTCAATTGATTTACTTGTGGTAGGCGGAGTAAACCACTGGGGCACTGTGGACAGAGTGGACCAGAGGCTGGACGGAGTGAACCACTGGGGCACTGTGGACGGTGTGGACCAGAGGCTGGACGGAATGAACCACTGGGGCAGCTGGGATCACAGTCTTGACCAGAGGAGCGGCTGGGACCACAGTGTGGAGCAGAGGAGCAGCTGGGATGACGGTCTTGACCAGAGGAGCGGCATGAACCACTGGAGCGGCATGAACAACTGGAGCAGCATGAACCACTGGGGCGGAGTAAGCCACTGGAACCTTGCGCACCAGGTTCACGTTGCTCTGGTGGGTGATGGCCGAGGAGGCGCTGGTGTCCACGTAGGCGGTCTTGGCCACAATAGCTGGCTGCACAATCGAGTGGGTCTCGGCAATCAGACCAGGAGCAGCAGCGGCCACGGCCAGGCAGGCGAAGAAGGCAACCTGCAGATGGGATAATCGGTTTAAGGACACGttctttttttataatttccaACTCCT is from Drosophila suzukii chromosome 3, CBGP_Dsuzu_IsoJpt1.0, whole genome shotgun sequence and encodes:
- the LOC108018825 gene encoding A-kinase anchor protein 14, producing MFKFVAFFACLAVAAAAPGLIAETHSIVQPAIVAKTAYVDTSASSAITHQSNVNLVRKVPVAYSAPVVHAAPVVHAAPVVHAAPLVKTVIPAAPLLHTVVPAAPLVKTVIPAAPVVHSVQPLVHTVHSAPVVHSVQPLVHSVHSAPVVYSAYHK